The DNA region TCGAGGCGAGGACCTCGTAGCGGTAGAAGCGCGAGAGCGAAAGCGATTCGATCTGGAGGTCGATGGTCTCCGGACGGAGGTCGAGAAGCAGCCGTCCGAAGGCGGTCAGGTGGCGGTCGACGCGCTCGATGAGATGGCGGTTGGCGACGTAGGCGTAGTGGTGGTAGTAGTCGATCGCGCGGCGATGCGCCGCGGTCTCCTTCATGAAGGTGAGGTCGAGCGCGCGAAGGGCGCGGTTGCGCTCGCCCTCGAGCAAGTAGGCGCGCTTGCGGGGATCGTCGACCTCGGCGACGTAGTCCTTCGCCGCGGCGGTCCGGGTCCGGTCGAGGTCGATCAACTTCTGCGTCCGTCGGACGTAGTCGACGACGGCGGCGGAGCCGTCGGCGCGGGTCGTCTCGAGGACGCGTTCGCGTTCGCGAAAGGCGGCTTCGTAGAGCCGGTCGGTGCGGTCGCCTACGGCGAGCGCCGCGGCGGTCCGGCGCTTCGCCTCCTCGTCGATCAGCGCGGACTGACGGCGGAAGGCGGCTTCGGCAAGGACGAACTGCTTGTCGAGGGCCTGGTCGTGGATCTCCTTCTCGAGCATGACGAGGGCGCGGTCGCGGCGCGACTCGGCGATCTCGACGCGGCGCTCGCGGTTGGCCGCGGTGGCCTTGCGCTCGATCTGCAGGAGCTGGTCGTTCTCGTCGGCCCGGATCTGGATCGCCTTGGCGTTGTTGTCGTGCTGGAAGTCGGCGAAGAAGCGGTCGAACTCGAGGTTCTTCAGGTATTTGTGGTAGTCGCCGGTGATCTCGGCGTTCTCCATCTGCTTCTTGACCTCGGCGACCTCGAGGCGGTTGTTGGACTCGAGGGCGATGATGTCGGTGGAGATGCGGTCGATGTCGGCGATCAGTTCGGAGAGCTTCGCGGTCACGGCGTTCACGGTCACGAGCATGTCGACCTTGAAGTCGGCGAAGACCTTCGCCGACGTCTGGATGTACTGGACCCGCGTCTGGGTCAGGAGCTGGTTGAAGCGGATGAAGTCGGAGAGCATGTTGTCGATCTCGTCGAACGACTCGTTCACGAAGAACGCGAAGTTCGAATAGAGGTTGATCGAGTTCTGGTAGAACTGGCTCGGCATGTAGTAGGCGAGCTTGACCTCCTCGACGCGACGGAAGGAGTCGACCTTGATCTTGTGGATCTCGGTCTGGTATTTGGAGACGAGCAGGTCGCTCATCCGCTGGTTGCGCTTGAGGAGGAACTTCGCCTTGGCGATCACGATCTGGTACATCATGATGTACTTCTCGCACTCGGCACGCTTGTTCCGGGAGTCGGCGTCGACGATCTTCCCCCCGATGATCGACTTCGATTCCTCGAGTTCCTCGTTCACGAGCCGGTCGAAGTTGGCCTTCTCCTTCTCGACCGCCGCGATCTGGCGGACGAACTGGTCGACGAGCGACTGGTTTACGACCGAGTGCGGCTTCTGGCGGACGGCGGAAAGGTCGTCGATCTTCTTTTTCTTGGCGGCGTAGACGGACGTCGTCGTCTTGAAGAGGGCGGTGATCTTGTTCTTCGTGTCGCGCAGGTTCTCGAGCACCTGCAGGATCGCCTGGGAGAGGAACTTGGCGTCGTTGAAGGCGCTGTCGCCCAGATCGCGCGCGAGCTGGTCGAGCATGTTCCGGGACTGGTCCATGGCGCGCAGGAGCTGTTCGTACTGCTCGTCGTTTCTCGCCGCATAGCCGCGCTTGATTTCCTCGAGGCGGTGTTCCTCGCCGTCGACGAAGCGGCGGTGGATCTCCGCCTCCCGGTCGATCGCGGCCGCGGCGTTCTTGCTCATCTCCTGGTACTTGGCGAAGGCTTCGTTCTGGATCGTCTGGAAGTCCTTGACGATCTCGAGGTACTTCGCGTCCTCGGCCGCGAGTTCCCCGCCGAGTTTCTCCGCGTGGGCGGCCTGGTCGGCGTCGAGCATGGCGAACAGCGCCGCGTATTCGTCCTCGACGGCCTTCAGGGCCGCGCCGAAGTCGCTTTCGTGTCGCTCGTATTCCATTCTCCGTTCCGCTTCGAAAACAGCGAAATCTGCTTGGATTTTCGCGATTTCCAAGTCGTATTGCTGCTCGATTTCGCGGACTGTCCGGTCGATCTCCGCGAGTTGCGCGGCGCGCAGCTCGGAAACGGGGGTCGACGGATGCGATTCGTTTGGCTTGACGACGCGCTTTACTGCCATTCTTCCACCCCGGGCGTGACCATTAATGTCATTATAGACGATACCGTCCTTTTTTTCAACCGAATGACCGGAAAATAACGAGGTTAATTTCGTCCGCTTTTTGATATAATGGATGTGAGGTGGAGACGATGGACAAACGCGTGATAGCCAACAATCTGCTCGTCGACGACGAGATCGAAGCGACGCTCAGACCCCAGCGGTTCACGGAGTTCATCGGCCAGCCGAACGTCAAGGAGATGATCCAGGTCGCCGTCGAAGCCGCGAAGAAGCGGCAGGAGACCCTCGACCACGTCCTCCTCTACGGTCCTCCCGGACTCGGGAAGACGACGCTCGCCCAGGTGATCGCCAACGAGATGGGCGTCTCGATGAAAACCTGCAGCGGTCCGACGATCGAGCGCACCGGCGACCTCGCCGCGATCCTGACGTCGCTCGAACCGGGCGACGTGCTCTTCATCGACGAGATCCACCGTTTGCCGAAGATCGTCGAGGAGATCCTCTATTCCTCGATGGAGGACTTCGTGATCGACATCGTCGTCGGGAAGGATGCGGGCGCCAAATCGATCCGCGTCGACCTCCCGCCGTTCACGCTGATCGGCGCGACGACGCGCTACGGCGACCTCACCGGGCCGCTCCGCGATCGTTTCGGAATCGTCCACAAGCTCGACTTCTACGATGTCCCCGACCTCGAGATCATCTGTCGCCGCACCGCGAGGATCTACGACTGCACGATCGACGAATCGGCCGTGAGCGAACTCGCCAAGCGCAGCCGCGGCACCCCCCGCATCGTCAACCGCCTGTTCCGCCGCGTCCGCGACTTCGCCGATGTCCTGAACGACGGCGTCGTCACTGCCGCCGTGACCAAGACGGCGCTCGAAAAACTCAAGATCGACGAGACCGGACTCGACCGCAAGGACCGCGAGTACCTCGCCGCGATCATCGACAAGTATCGCGGCGGTCCCGTCGGTCTCGAGACGATCGCCACCTCGATCAGCGAGGACCCGACGACGCTCGAAGACGTGTACGAACCCTATCTCATCCAGATGGGCTTCGTCAGCCGGACGCCCCGCGGCCGGGTCGTCACCGAGAAGGGATACCAGCATCTCAAGAAAGGATACCAGGGCAGCCTGTTCTGAACATGAAGACTTCCGATTTCGATTATGTCCTTCCGCCCGAACTGATCGCCCAGACGCCTCTTTCGGACCGTCAGGGCTCGCGCCTTCTGGTCTGCCGGCGCGATTCGTTCGAGCTCGTCCACGACCATTTCTACAACATCGTCGAATATCTCGAAAAGGGCGACGTGCTCGTCGTGAACGACACCCGGGTCCTCCCCGCCCGGCTCGCCGGCATCAAGCGCGACACCGCCGCCGCGATCGAGATCCTGCTCCTCCGGCAACTCGAGGGCGACGTCTGGGAGACGCTCGCGAAACCCGCCAAACGGGTCCGCGAACAGAGCGTGATCGTCTTCGGCGACGGACTCCTCGAGGCGACCTGCGTGGGCGTCGGCGAGGAGGGCATCCGCCTTCTCCGCTTCGCCTACGACGGCGTGTTCCTCGAACTGCTCGACCGTCTCGGCGAGATGCCGCTGCCGCCGTACATCCACGAACAGCTCGCCGACCGCGACCGCTACCAGACCGTCTACTCGAAGGTCGTCGGATCGGCCGCGGCCCCGACCGCCGGACTGCATTTCACCCCCGAACTGCTCGACCGGATCCGCGCCCATGGCGTCACCGTCGCCTCCCTCACCCTCCACGTCGGCCTCGGTACCTTCCGGCCCGTCGCCGTCGAGGACGTGACGACGCACAGGATGCATTCCGAGTTCTACGCGCTCTCGGCCGAAACGGCCGCGACGCTCGAGGACGCGCGCCGCGAAGGTCGCCGGATCATCGCCGTCGGCACCACCTCGACGCGGACGCTCGAGACGGTGATGGCGAAATACGGCCGCTTCGTTCCGGCTTCCGGATGGACCGACATCTTCATCTATCCGGGCTTCCGGTTCCGGGCGATCGACGGTCTCATCACCAACTTCCATTTGCCCAAGTCGACGCTCGTGATGCTCGTTTCCGCCTTCGCCTCGAAGGAGATCGTGTTTTCCGCCTACGCCGCCGCGATCGCCGAAAAGTACCGTTTCTTCTCGTTCGGCGACGCAATGCTGATCCTGCCGTCGAAGCATTGATGCCCGCTCCATCCATCCACGCAAAGTCCCTATAGGAGGTTCCATCCATGGAAAAGAAAATACTCGTCGAAGTTTCCGCACGTCATGTGCACCTGTCCCCCACCGCGCTCGAGACGCTGTTCGGCCCGGGATACCAGCTTACCGTCAAGAAACCCCTCTCCCAACCCGGCCAGTACGCCGCCGAGGAACGCGTCACCGTCGTCGGCCCGAAGAAGGAGCTCGCCGGCATCTCGATCCTCGGTCCGGTCCGCAAGGACACCCAGGTCGAGCTTTCGCTCACTGACGCGCGCTCGATCGGGATCGTCGCCCCGGTCCGCGAATCCGGCGACATCAAGGCCAGCGCCCCCTGCCGCATCGTCGGTCCGAAGGGCGAGATCACCGTCTCCGAGGGCGTCATCATCGCCAAGCGCCACATCCATCTGACGCCGGCCGACGCCGCCGCCTGGGGTCTTTCGGACAAGGAGAAGGTCCTCGTCCGCATCGACACCGAAGGCCGCTCGCTGATCTTCGGCGACGTCGTCTGCCGCGTCCGCGCCGACTTCGCCACGGCGATGCACATCGATACCGACGAAGGGAACGCCGCCGGCGTTTCCGGCGTCGTCTACGGCACCATCCTCTGATCGGCTGAAGGCGATGCCGTTCTCTTTCGACGTCGTCCGCGCATCCCGCGAGACGAAAGCCCGGATCGGCGTCCTGCATACGTCCCACGGCGACTTCGAGACGCCGATCTTCATGCCCGTCGGCACCCAGGCGACCGTCAAGACGCTCGACCCGCAGGAGACGATGGAAGTGAGCGACGGCCTCATCCTCGGCAACACCTACCATCTCTGGCTGCAGCCGGGGGACGCCGTCGTCAAGGCCCACGGCGGGATCCGCGGGTTCATGAGATGGGACGGCGGCCTGCTTACCGACTCGGGCGGATTCCAGGTCTTCAGCCTCTCCAAGATCCGCAAGATCAGGGAGGAAGGCGTCGAGTTCCGGCATCATCTGTCGGGCGAGCGCCTGTTCATGACCCCCGAGGACAGCATCCGCGTCCAGAACAATCTCGGCGCCGACATCATCATGAGCTTCGACGAGTGTCCGCCGTTCGATTCGTCCTACGACTACATGAAGAAGTCCGTCGAACGGACCGTCCGGTGGGCCGCGCGCGGCAAAGCCGCGCACGCCGACCCCGACGGCCAGGCGCTGTTCGGCATCGTCCAGGGCGGACCGCACCGCGACCTGCGCGCCTATTGCGCGTCGGAACTGCAGAAGATCGACTTTCCGGGATACTCGATCGGAGGTCTCGCGATCGGCGAGACCAAGGCCGAGATGTACGAGGTCCTTGGCTACATGGACGAACTGCTTCCGAAGGACAAGCCGCGCTACCTGATGGGCGTCGGTTCCCCCGACGACCTGATCGTCGGCGCGATGAACGGCGTCGACATGTTCGACTGCGTGCTGCCGACGCGGATCGCCCGCCACGGCACGGCGATGACCTCGCACGGCAAGGTCGTGATCAAGAACCGGGAATACGAAAACGACATGGGCCCGCTCGATCCCGACTGCGACTGCAAGGTCTGCCGCACCTACACCCGCTCCTACCTCCGGCACCTCTTCAAGGCCGACGAGATCCTCGGACTCCGGCTCGTCACCTATCACAACCTCCATTTCCTGAAGGGGCTGATGCACGCGATCCGCGCCGCCGTCAGGGAAGACCGGCTCGTCGCCTTCAAGGACGCTTTCTTCGCCCGGTACTATCGCTAGGGACGTTCGTCCGGACATCGAATTATACGTTCCTCTTATTGAATATTCGCCCGACATTACGTATAATGATTATAAAGCGCGCACCGCTTCGGACCGGCGTCAAGATCGTGTCCGAAGGCCGTGCGCAGAGCATCACGCCGGGTTTTCACAAAACCGCGACGAAGCTGCGCCAGGGGGGTCCTCCATGTTCGACATGAATGAGAATTTCAACCAGAAACCGATGATCAAGGTCATCGGCGTCGGCGGCGGCGGCGGCTCGGCCATCAACCGCATGATCGAGAACGACGTCCAGGGCGTGGAATTCATCGCGATGAACACCGACGCCCAGGTCCTCCGCCTCTCCAAGGCGGACGTCCGCCTGCAGCTCGGGAAGATGCTCACGCGCGGACTCGGCGCCGGCGCCAATCCCGAGGTCGGCCGCCAGGCCGCCCTCGAATCCGAAGACGAGATCCGCGAGATCCTGTCGGACACCGACATGGTCTTCATCACCGCCGGCATGGGCGGCGGCACCGGCACCGGCGCCGCGCCGGTGATCGCCCGCATCGCCCGCGAGATGGGCTGCCTCACGATCGGCATCGTGACCAAGCCGTTCTCCTTCGAAGGCCGCAAGCGCACCACCGTCGCGATGCAGGGCGTCGAGGAACTCCGTCCCTACGTCGACACCCTGATCGTGATTCCCAACGACAAGCTGCTCTACGTCGTCGAGAAGGACACGCCCTACCTCGACGCCTTCCGCGAGGCCGACAACGTCCTCCGCCAGGGCGTCCAGGGCATCACCGAGATCATCGCCGTCCCCGGCGTCGTCAACGTCGACTTCGCCGACGTCAAGACCGTCATGAAGGACAAGGGCACCGCGCTCATGGGCATCGGCATCGCCTCCGGCGAGAACCGCGCCGTCGAAGCCGCCCGCGACGCAATCCGGAGCCCGCTCCTCGAAACCTCGATCAACGGCGCCACCGACGCCATCGTCAACATCACCTCCGGCCTCAACGCCTCGCTCTACGAGATCCACGAGATCGTCGACGAGATCCAGAAGAGCTCGACGACCGACATCAACGTCATCTACGGGTCCGCGATCAACACCGACCTCGGCGACGAGATCGTCGTCACCGTGATCGCGACCGGCTTCTCCGACGACCCGCTCAAGCGCGAACAGCTCCTCAAGACCGAACCGAAGCCGGTGATCCCGGCCGTCGAACCGGTTCCCGCGAAGGAACCGCCGAAGTCGAAGAAGGAAGTCAAGAAAGAGGAGAAGGTCAAGCGCGAGGTCGAGAAGCAGCAGCCGAAGAAGCCCGAAGAAGAACCCGAGGACGTCTCGATCCCCTCGTGGCTCAAGGACCGTTTCAAGAAGTAGGCAACCCCGTTTCCGCGACCCATCAGGCCGAGCGTTTCCGCGCTTGGCCTGATTCTTATTTTCCGGAGGTTGTAAACAACCTCGAATGATGGTACAATGGACTGATGGAAGGAGGGATTCCGATGAACGAAGAAAACGACATCCGGACGCCGTTCGAACTCGAAATCGTCGAGATCGTGCGCTCCGACCGCCGCGTCGACGAGAAGAAGGAGCGCCTTTCCGACTTTCACGACTTCGACCTCTCGCAGGCCCTCCCGCTGTTCGATCCCGCCGAGCGGAAGAAGTTCTACGCCCTCCTCGACGGCGCCACCCTCGCCGACGTCTTCGAGCATCTCGATCCCGAGGACGCCGTCGTCTACGTCAAGGAACTGCCCCTTCCGGACGCCGCCCGGATCCTGAACGGGATGGAGGGCGACGACCTCGTCGACCTTTTGCAGGCCTTCAAGGACCGCGACGAGCGGGTCCGGTTCCTCGCCCTCCTCACGCTCGAGCGTCGCAACGGCATCAAGGCCATGATCGACTACGACGACGACCTCGTCGGCTCGATCATGAACGACGTCTTCGTCGCGATTCCCCCGACCCTGACCGTCAAGCAGGCGATCCGCGCGCTCGTCGACGCCGCCGGGAAGACCGAGTTCATCAACAACCTCTACGTCGTCGAGGACGGCGTCCTCGTCGGCGTGCTCTCGCTCCGCGAGATCATCTCCTCCGGAAACCGCCCCGACACCCCGATCCGCGAACTGATGACGACCAACCTCGTCACCGTGACCCCGACCACCCGCAAGGAAGAGGCGATCGGGATCATGCGCGACTACGACTTCATGCTCCTGCCGGTCGTCGGCGACGACGGCCGCATCCTCGGGATCCTCTCCTTCGACGACATGATCGAGGCGCAGAACGAAGAGAGCGACGAGGACTATGCCAAGCTCGCCGCGGTCGCCGACGTCGAGGTCGACGACGAGAAGGAGTCGGCCGCCGTCGCAGTGCGGAAGCGCATGCCGTGGCTGATCATCCTGCTTCTGCTCGACGTCGTCACGAGTTCCGTGGTGGCCGGCTTCGAGGGCGTGATCGCCGCGATTCCGACGCTCGCGCTGTTCATGCCGATGGTGCTCTCGATGTGCGGCAACACCGGCACCCAGAGCCTCGGCGTCATCATCCAGCTGTTCGCCGACAACCGACTCGAGACCCGGAAGGAACGGTCGATCCACCTGTTCCACGAACTTCTGACCGGTCTCGTCAACGGCCTCGTCCTCGGGGTCGTCGTCTTCGGACTGGTCCTCGGCCTCCGCACCCTCGACGGCGCGTCGTTTTCCGAAACGCTTCCGTTCGCCGCCGTGATCGCGCTCGCGATCGCCGTCGCGCTCACGGTCTCGACCGTCGCCGGTGCCTTCGTGCCGATCCTCTGCAAGCTCGTCAAAATCGATCCCGCGGTCGCCTCCGGACCGTTCATCACGACGATCAACGACATCCTCTCGCTTCTCATCTACTTCGGTCTCGCCGCGCTCCTGCTCGGCGGGCTGATGTGAGGGGGTGACGCCATGAACGAGGAACTCAAGGAAGAACTCGCCGAACGCGACTATGTCGCGGAAGTGGCCGACCTGATCCGGACCCGTCTGGACGACCCCGCCTTCGTCACGCTGCTCGACGAATACCATCCGTTCGACGTCTCGCATGCGCTCCTCGGCCTCGAACCGGAGCTCCGCCGTCGCTTCTTCGCCGCCGTCCCGGTCGCCGTCGCCGCAAACGTGTTCGAGCATTTCGAGCGGGAAGACGCCATTTCCTGCATCCGCGAGATCCCGACGCCGGCGGCCGTCGCCGTCATCGACGCGATGGACACCGACGATGCCGTCGACCTTTTGCAGTACCTCGAGGAGACTGAAAGCGACATCGACCTCGTCAACCAGCTCTCCCCGAAGAAACGCAACGAACTGAAGAAGTACTGGAGCTACGCCGACGTCGAGATCGGCTCGGTGATGTCCAACAGCTTCGTCGAACTCGGCGTCTCGATGAAGGTCCCCGACGCGATGAAGAAGCTCACCGGCATCGCCGGCGAGACCGAGTACATCTCGATCCTCTACGTCGTCGACAAGCAGAAGCTGGTCGGCTCCCTCCACCTCAAGGACCTGATCCTCGCCCGCGCCTCGCAGACGATCGGCGAGATCATGGAACCGCACGTCGTCTCCGCCGACCCGCACGCCTCGAAGGAGACGGTGGCGCGGATGATGCTCGACTACGGCAACTCCTCGATGCCGATCGCCGAGGACGGACGGATCGTCGGGATCGTCACCTACGACGACCTGATGGACGTCATCGACGAGATCAAGACGGAAGACTATGCCAAGTTCGCCTCGGTCGCCCCGGCCGAGATCGCGGCCGAGGAGAAGTCGGTCAAACTGTCGGTGAAGAGCCGGTTGCCCTGGCTCCTCGTCCTGCTCGCGCTCTCGACCCTGTCCTCGATCGCGCTCTCGCTCTTCGACGGCGCCTTCACCAGTTCCGACGGCGCCCGCCGCCTGGCCGCGGAGCTCGCGATCTTCCTGCCGCTCCTCCTCGACATGTCGGGCAATTCGGGGACGCAGTCGCTCGCCGTCATGATCCGCTACCTCGCCAAGAACGACAACGTCCTGAAACGCGCGCAGATCAAACGGACCCTGCGCCGCGAGATCGTCACCGGTCTGATCGAGGGCCTCGGGATCGGTCTGGTCGTGTTCGGCGTCGGCGTCGTCACCGCCGCGATCGCCGACGGCTGGCCGCCGGCCGCGCGGGACATCGCGATCGGCGCCGTCACGGCCTTCGCGATCGCCGTCGCGCTTCTGACGGCAACGGTCCTCGGGGCGTTCGTCCCGCTCCTCATGAGCTGGCTCAAGAAGGACCCGGCCGTGGCCTCCGGACCGTTCATCACGACCCTCGCCGACATCGCCACCCTCGTCATCTACTACGCCCTGAGCCTCGCGGTGCTTCTCCCGCTCTATGCTTCGGCGTAAGAAAGGAATCCCATGATCGAACTGACCGGGAAACAGAAAAGCAAGCTCAGAAGCCTCGCGATGACGCGTCCGGCCGCCTTCCAGGTGGGCAAGGAGGGGCTCACCCCCACGCTGCTCTCCGCGATCGACGACTTCGTCCGGAAGAACGAACTCGTCAAGATCGCCCTCCTCGACACCGCCGCGAGCGACTTCGACGAGGTCGCCCTGGCGCTTTCGGAGCGTCAGATCGCCGTCGTCCAGAAGATCGGCCATACCTTCGTCGGCTATCGTCCGAACCCGAAGCTCGAGAAGCGGATCGAGCTGCCCCGATGAAGATCCTCGTCACCAACGACGACGGCTACCAGGCCGTCGGGATCAGGCTGCTTGCAGACCTCGCGAAGAAGTACGGCGACGTCACCGTCGTCGCCCCCCATACGCACATGAGCGGCGCCTCGGTCTCCCGCGGCGGCTGGTTCCAGTCGAAGGCCTACCGCCAGGAAGAAGGACTCTACAGCGTCGAGGGCACGCCCGCCGACGCCGTCCACTTCGGCATCTTCGGCCTCGACCTGAAGCCCGACCTGGTCCTCTCCGGGATCAACGACGGCCTCAACATCGGGATCGACACGATCTACTCCGGCACCGTCGGCGCCGCCATGGAGGCGCTCAAGGCGCGCGTCCCGGCGATCGCCTTCTCGTGCGACTTCGGCCACTACGGGCCCGCCGAGAAGCATTTCGACGAGGTCATGCGCTACATCGTCGACCACGACCTGACCTCGCGCAACTACGTATTGAACGTCAACTTTCCCTCCAAACGCTACGAGACCTCGAAGGGCGTGATGGTGACCGACATCGCCTTCCGGCCGATGCACCACTACTACGTCGAGGGACCCGAGGGCGTGTACAAGAACAAGCGTTCCTACCTGCCGTACGACTTCATCCCCGGGACCGACCTGTGGGCGGCCGAGAACGGCTACACCTCGATCACCCCGCTCAAGCTCGGGAACCGCACCTCCTCCGGGCTCGCGGAGCTGAAGAAGAAGGTCGGGGAGCTTGAATAGCGCGGACAAGAAGCGCCTGCTCGCGATCGTCGTTTCCTACGTCGTCCTCGGCGCGGGAGCGTTCGCGGCGCTCGCGTTCGGCGACCTGTCGGAGAGCGCGCGGCTTGTGGTCGCGATCGGCCTCGTCGTCGTCACGGGAATCGCCTCGTACGCCTCCGCCCGCACCTATCGGCGCTGAAAGGACGTGGACGCCATGAATCTCGCGAAGAACCTCGAAACGGTCAGACGCGACCTCGGATCGGCCACGCTCGTCGCCGCGACCAAGTACGTCGGCGCCGACACGATCGCCGAACTTTCCCGCCTCGGCGTCACGGACGTCGGCGAGAACCGGACCGACAGCTATCTCGAAAAGCGCGCCGCGCTTTCGGACCTGCCGATCCGCTGGCACTTCATCGGCCACCTCCAGTCGAACAAGGCGAAAGGCGTCGTCGAGACGATCGACTGCCTGCATTCGCTCGACAGTCTCCGCCTCGCCGCCGAGATTCAGAAGCGGCGGACGACCCCCCTCGATTGTTTCGTCGAGGTGCACGTCTCCGGCGAACCGTCGAAGGACGGCGTCGAACCGGAAAACCTGCGGGATTTCGTCAAGGATCTCGCGGAGTATGATAGAATAAGGGTGGTCGGCCTGATGGGCATGGCCGCCGAGGCCGAGGATGCGGTCGTGCTCGAGACGTTTTTACGGCTCGCGCGGCTGCGCGACGCGATCCGCGCCGAGGGGTGGCTCCACGCCCCCTGCGCCTACCTGTCGATGGGGATGAGCGGCGACTACAGGCTCGCCCTTCAGGCCGGCGCCACGCACGTGCGGCTCGGCTCGATCCTGTTCAGAAGCGAGGAATGATGATGGGACTCTTTCAGAAGAAGCAACCGGTCAAGACCACCGACGTCGGATTCGAGCAGCTCGAGTTCTTCCGCGTCCACGACACCGCCAAGATCTACGAGTACGCGGAGAAGATCATGCATCGGATCCCGATCGTGCTCAACTTCTCGGACTGCCTGATCCAGGAGGCCAACGAGAACCTCCTCTTCCTCACCGGCGTGCTCTACGCCTGCGACGGCGAGATCGTCAGGATCCAGGACAAGATCTACCTGATGGCGCAGAAGAGCGACCTGAACGGACCGACGCTCACGAAGTTCGTCAACCAGTACGGCTCGAAGAAGTGACTCCGGTTCCGCGAAGTCCGGAGGCGGCGTGCGGCCGCGCTTGATTTCGCGCGCGAAATGTAGTATAATATTCAAGAATCATGCATCTGCGATGATCGGGACACGACGTGATCCCCACGGATTTCAAGAGACCGGACGAACGGTGAGACGTCCGGAATCCGCCTTCACGCCATCCCCCGTGAGCCGGCCGTCGAACCAAGTAGACGGTCGCGTCCGCCCGCGTTAAGGGCTTCGAGTGCCGGCGCAAGCCGGAATGAAGGTGGCACCGCGGTTCCAGGCAATCGCCCTTTTTCGGGGGCGATTTTTTCGTTCCCGCGGACCTGCACGGAGGAAATCATGGAAAAGAAGAACTGGAAAGACACCCTGCTCATGCCCGAAACCGAGTTTCCGATGCGCGGGAACCTCGGTCAGAAGGAGCCGCTCATCCAGAAACGCTGGGATGAGCTCAACCTCTACGAGAAGCTCCTGGAGCGCAACCACGGACTGCCCGAGTACGTCCTGCACGACGGGCCGCCCTACGCCAACGGCTCGATCCACGTCGGCCACGCCCTGAACAAGTCCCTGAAGGACTTCGTCCTGCGCTACAAGACGATGACCGGCCACTACGTCCGCTACATCCCGGGCTGGGACACCCACGGCCTGCCGATCGAGAACGCCCTCTCCAAGGACCGCAAGGTCGACCGCAAGTCGATGTCGGTGGCGGCGTTCCGCCGCCTCTGCGAGACCTACGCGCTCGAGCAGGTCGAGATCCAGAAGGGCCAGTTCCGCCGCCTCGGCATCCTCGGCGAGTGGGACAAGCCCTACATCACCCTCGACCGCGCCTTCGAGGCGGCGCAGCTCCGCCTCTTCGCCCGGATGGTCGAGAAGGGCCTGATCTACAAGGGCCTGAAGCCCGTCTACTGGTCGCCCTCCTCGGAATCGGCGCTCGCCGAGGCCGAGATCGAATACTTCGACGTTTCCTCGCCGTCGATCTTCGTCGCCCTGCCGGTCGTCTCCGCCAAGGGCATCCTTCCCAAGGGCGCCGAGCTCCTGATCTGGACGACGACGCCGTGGACGATCCCCGCGAATCTCGCGGTCGCGGCCGGTCCCGAGATCGAGTACGTCGTCGTGAAGACCGAGACCGGGCGTCTGCTCGTGCTCGCGAAGAGTCGCCTCGAGGCGGT from Candidatus Izemoplasmatales bacterium includes:
- a CDS encoding cell division protein SepF, with the translated sequence MGLFQKKQPVKTTDVGFEQLEFFRVHDTAKIYEYAEKIMHRIPIVLNFSDCLIQEANENLLFLTGVLYACDGEIVRIQDKIYLMAQKSDLNGPTLTKFVNQYGSKK
- the surE gene encoding 5'/3'-nucleotidase SurE, which codes for MKILVTNDDGYQAVGIRLLADLAKKYGDVTVVAPHTHMSGASVSRGGWFQSKAYRQEEGLYSVEGTPADAVHFGIFGLDLKPDLVLSGINDGLNIGIDTIYSGTVGAAMEALKARVPAIAFSCDFGHYGPAEKHFDEVMRYIVDHDLTSRNYVLNVNFPSKRYETSKGVMVTDIAFRPMHHYYVEGPEGVYKNKRSYLPYDFIPGTDLWAAENGYTSITPLKLGNRTSSGLAELKKKVGELE
- the mgtE gene encoding magnesium transporter gives rise to the protein MNEELKEELAERDYVAEVADLIRTRLDDPAFVTLLDEYHPFDVSHALLGLEPELRRRFFAAVPVAVAANVFEHFEREDAISCIREIPTPAAVAVIDAMDTDDAVDLLQYLEETESDIDLVNQLSPKKRNELKKYWSYADVEIGSVMSNSFVELGVSMKVPDAMKKLTGIAGETEYISILYVVDKQKLVGSLHLKDLILARASQTIGEIMEPHVVSADPHASKETVARMMLDYGNSSMPIAEDGRIVGIVTYDDLMDVIDEIKTEDYAKFASVAPAEIAAEEKSVKLSVKSRLPWLLVLLALSTLSSIALSLFDGAFTSSDGARRLAAELAIFLPLLLDMSGNSGTQSLAVMIRYLAKNDNVLKRAQIKRTLRREIVTGLIEGLGIGLVVFGVGVVTAAIADGWPPAARDIAIGAVTAFAIAVALLTATVLGAFVPLLMSWLKKDPAVASGPFITTLADIATLVIYYALSLAVLLPLYASA
- a CDS encoding YhbY family RNA-binding protein, whose protein sequence is MIELTGKQKSKLRSLAMTRPAAFQVGKEGLTPTLLSAIDDFVRKNELVKIALLDTAASDFDEVALALSERQIAVVQKIGHTFVGYRPNPKLEKRIELPR
- a CDS encoding YggS family pyridoxal phosphate-dependent enzyme, which gives rise to MNLAKNLETVRRDLGSATLVAATKYVGADTIAELSRLGVTDVGENRTDSYLEKRAALSDLPIRWHFIGHLQSNKAKGVVETIDCLHSLDSLRLAAEIQKRRTTPLDCFVEVHVSGEPSKDGVEPENLRDFVKDLAEYDRIRVVGLMGMAAEAEDAVVLETFLRLARLRDAIRAEGWLHAPCAYLSMGMSGDYRLALQAGATHVRLGSILFRSEE
- the mgtE gene encoding magnesium transporter, with protein sequence MNEENDIRTPFELEIVEIVRSDRRVDEKKERLSDFHDFDLSQALPLFDPAERKKFYALLDGATLADVFEHLDPEDAVVYVKELPLPDAARILNGMEGDDLVDLLQAFKDRDERVRFLALLTLERRNGIKAMIDYDDDLVGSIMNDVFVAIPPTLTVKQAIRALVDAAGKTEFINNLYVVEDGVLVGVLSLREIISSGNRPDTPIRELMTTNLVTVTPTTRKEEAIGIMRDYDFMLLPVVGDDGRILGILSFDDMIEAQNEESDEDYAKLAAVADVEVDDEKESAAVAVRKRMPWLIILLLLDVVTSSVVAGFEGVIAAIPTLALFMPMVLSMCGNTGTQSLGVIIQLFADNRLETRKERSIHLFHELLTGLVNGLVLGVVVFGLVLGLRTLDGASFSETLPFAAVIALAIAVALTVSTVAGAFVPILCKLVKIDPAVASGPFITTINDILSLLIYFGLAALLLGGLM